Proteins encoded within one genomic window of Bradyrhizobium sp. CB1717:
- a CDS encoding enoyl-CoA hydratase/isomerase family protein: MSGDIVTLEVSDNIALVTLNRPPVNALDRAMRDRIVAVFDEISERQDVRVAILTGAGKVFCSGADLKDRPDPTKIGAFHSHNRITRETGNCIRECAKPVIAAINGVALGAGVGLMASCDIFYACEEAVFGMPEINVGLAGGAAMLNTLFGRSLMRRMFFTGYRVPAAELYRLGIIEACTTKENLLPEAMKLAREIASKSPIAMEYAKNAANMVELMPPRDAYRFEQNITMALSKTEDAKEARMAFLEKRAPVFKGR, from the coding sequence ATGTCAGGAGATATCGTCACCCTCGAAGTGTCCGATAACATCGCGCTGGTGACGCTGAACCGGCCTCCGGTGAACGCGCTCGATCGTGCCATGCGCGACCGCATCGTCGCGGTGTTCGACGAGATTTCCGAGCGCCAGGACGTCAGGGTCGCGATCCTGACCGGCGCCGGAAAGGTGTTCTGCAGCGGCGCGGATCTGAAGGACCGGCCGGACCCGACCAAGATCGGCGCGTTTCACAGCCACAACCGCATCACGCGCGAGACCGGCAATTGCATCCGCGAATGCGCGAAGCCCGTCATCGCGGCGATCAACGGTGTCGCGCTGGGCGCCGGTGTCGGCCTGATGGCCTCCTGCGACATCTTCTACGCCTGCGAGGAAGCCGTCTTCGGCATGCCCGAGATCAACGTTGGCCTCGCCGGCGGTGCAGCGATGCTGAATACGCTGTTCGGCCGCTCGCTGATGCGCCGGATGTTCTTCACCGGCTATCGCGTGCCGGCCGCCGAGCTCTATCGTCTCGGCATCATCGAGGCCTGCACCACCAAGGAGAACCTGCTCCCCGAAGCGATGAAGCTCGCGCGCGAGATCGCCTCGAAGAGCCCGATCGCGATGGAGTACGCCAAGAACGCGGCGAACATGGTCGAGCTGATGCCGCCGCGCGATGCCTATCGCTTCGAGCAGAACATCACGATGGCCCTGTCCAAGACGGAAGACGCCAAGGAAGCGCGCATGGCGTTCCTCGAGAAGCGCGCGCCGGTGTTCAAGGGACGCTGA
- a CDS encoding acetate--CoA ligase, with protein MRPGEGLDALMSPRSIAVIGASQEATKIGGRPVDLLRRHGYAGRIYPVNPRAATVQGLKAYASVADLPEAPDLAIIAVDAERAGEAVEQCAARGVRSVVVFSSGFAELGEQGRAMQDRLRVAARGSGMRLLGPNCLGAVSIAEKSIATFSIVLEHGMPAAGSLGIVSQSGNLGSYTMRLASERGVGVSRFITTGNECDIDIADGIAWMARDPATKVILCALETCRDAGRLITALEEARDAGKPVIAIKIGTSEAGQAAAASHTGAMAGSDAVFDALFARTGAVRVRSIDELIDLGHAASILLPDRLPKGPGIAILTASGGFGVLLADAAQAVGLTLPELGGETQRQILELVPFASARNPVDATAQMSSRPDLLEKIMTAVVADERTDTVILPLPFSLHLPRLRSIYMDTLRNMRAQFPHRPIVLCVDGPEDALAELHALGFPTIASFDGCCATVAALARLQAAAQRPQDKPAAVAQAAPLAADAFRHELGAKRALADAGVPVLAERLVQDADAAARAATEIGYPVVLKIASPDLPHKTEVGGVVVGLGSEADVRRAYAQMRDRVATRAPNAVIDGAILAPMAKGVAELILGSRIDPVFGPVVMVGLGGIFAEILQDTAVQMAPVSEAQAMAMLKSLKAFAVLDGARGRPRADLDAAAQAVAALSRFAAANADTVAEIDVNPLLLRARGEGAVALDALLIPHGERPVGVTELNEKEAAEAGPEETQGAGG; from the coding sequence ATGCGGCCGGGAGAGGGTCTCGACGCGCTGATGTCGCCGCGCTCGATCGCGGTCATCGGCGCCTCGCAGGAAGCGACCAAGATCGGCGGACGGCCGGTCGATCTGCTGCGCCGTCACGGCTATGCGGGCCGCATCTATCCGGTCAATCCCAGGGCCGCGACGGTGCAGGGGCTCAAGGCCTACGCCTCCGTTGCCGACCTGCCGGAGGCGCCGGATCTCGCCATCATCGCGGTCGATGCGGAGCGCGCGGGCGAGGCCGTGGAACAGTGCGCGGCCCGCGGCGTTCGCAGCGTCGTCGTGTTCTCGTCGGGCTTTGCCGAGCTCGGCGAGCAGGGCCGCGCGATGCAGGATCGGCTGCGCGTTGCTGCGCGGGGCAGCGGCATGCGCCTGTTGGGGCCGAACTGTCTCGGTGCGGTCAGCATCGCCGAGAAGAGCATCGCGACGTTCTCGATCGTGCTCGAGCACGGCATGCCGGCCGCCGGTTCGCTCGGCATCGTGTCGCAGAGCGGCAATCTCGGCAGCTACACCATGCGCCTTGCCAGCGAGCGCGGCGTCGGCGTCAGCCGCTTCATCACGACCGGCAACGAGTGCGACATCGACATTGCCGATGGCATCGCATGGATGGCACGCGATCCCGCTACGAAGGTCATTCTCTGTGCTCTCGAAACCTGTCGCGACGCCGGCCGGCTGATCACCGCACTCGAAGAGGCGCGCGATGCGGGTAAGCCCGTCATCGCCATCAAGATCGGAACATCCGAGGCGGGTCAGGCTGCGGCGGCCTCGCACACCGGAGCGATGGCCGGCTCGGATGCGGTGTTCGATGCGCTGTTTGCGCGCACCGGCGCGGTGCGCGTGCGCAGCATCGACGAGCTGATCGATCTCGGCCATGCCGCATCGATCCTGCTGCCGGACCGGTTGCCGAAAGGGCCTGGTATCGCGATCCTCACCGCATCGGGCGGCTTCGGCGTGCTGCTCGCGGACGCCGCTCAGGCGGTCGGGCTGACATTGCCGGAACTCGGCGGGGAGACGCAGCGCCAGATTCTGGAGCTCGTGCCCTTTGCGTCCGCCCGTAACCCCGTCGACGCCACCGCGCAGATGTCGAGCCGCCCCGATCTTCTGGAGAAGATCATGACCGCCGTCGTGGCGGACGAGCGAACGGATACGGTGATCCTGCCGCTGCCGTTCTCGCTGCATCTGCCGCGCCTGCGCTCCATCTATATGGACACACTGCGCAACATGCGCGCGCAATTTCCTCACCGTCCGATCGTCCTCTGCGTCGACGGTCCCGAGGACGCGCTGGCCGAGCTGCATGCACTGGGCTTTCCGACGATCGCCAGCTTCGACGGATGTTGCGCAACTGTCGCCGCGCTGGCGCGGTTGCAGGCCGCGGCGCAGCGCCCGCAGGACAAGCCTGCGGCGGTCGCGCAGGCGGCACCGCTTGCTGCCGACGCCTTTCGTCATGAGCTTGGTGCCAAGCGCGCGCTTGCCGATGCCGGGGTGCCGGTGCTGGCCGAGCGTCTCGTCCAGGATGCGGACGCCGCCGCGCGTGCCGCCACCGAGATCGGTTATCCCGTGGTGCTGAAAATCGCCTCGCCCGACCTGCCGCACAAGACAGAGGTCGGGGGCGTAGTCGTGGGCCTCGGCTCGGAAGCCGACGTCCGGCGCGCCTATGCCCAGATGCGCGATCGGGTCGCCACCAGGGCGCCCAATGCAGTGATCGACGGTGCGATCTTGGCGCCGATGGCCAAGGGCGTCGCCGAGCTGATCCTCGGCAGCCGCATCGATCCGGTGTTCGGGCCGGTGGTGATGGTCGGTCTCGGCGGCATCTTCGCGGAGATCCTGCAGGACACCGCCGTGCAGATGGCGCCGGTCAGCGAGGCGCAGGCCATGGCGATGCTGAAATCGCTCAAGGCATTCGCGGTGCTCGACGGCGCGCGCGGGCGGCCGCGCGCTGACCTCGACGCCGCGGCGCAAGCCGTCGCCGCGTTGTCGCGCTTTGCCGCCGCCAATGCCGACACGGTCGCGGAAATCGATGTCAACCCGCTGCTGCTCCGCGCCAGGGGCGAGGGCGCCGTGGCGCTCGACGCGCTGCTGATCCCGCATGGAGAGCGGCCGGTCGGGGTCACTGAACTCAACGAAAAAGAGGCCGCAGAAGCGGGCCCAGAGGAAACGCAAGGAGCAGGAGGATAG
- a CDS encoding ABC transporter substrate-binding protein: MRRLTIAALGMIALLFAHAPLSAQGISGDVVKIGIMNDQNGPYADNCGLGSVAAAKLAVADFGGTVGGKKIELVIADDQNKPDVGVAIAMRWVDNEGVDAIVGCSASSIALAVQEIMKNRKKPYMLAGTAGSFFTNDKCSPMTTQWVVDTYAQPKATVKALLAQGVDSWFFLTVDYAFGKAWQSDATNFIKAGGGKVVGSVLHPLNASDLSSFLLTAQASGAKAIALANSGSDFANAIKQAQEFGLNKSQLLVPLGLMISQTHGIGLKDLQNVRLTTPFYWDMTPESRAFAKRYAEATGGQLLNEGKSATYSAITHYLKAVAAAASDDGDAVMRQMKNTPVNDFEMKNVSIRADGQVMRPLYVARIKTPAESKYTYDYYEITGTIAPEDAWRPASESACDLLKVAVKNE; encoded by the coding sequence ATGAGGAGATTGACGATTGCGGCGCTCGGCATGATTGCCTTGTTGTTCGCGCACGCGCCCCTGTCCGCACAGGGCATCTCGGGCGACGTCGTCAAGATCGGCATCATGAACGACCAGAATGGTCCCTATGCCGACAATTGCGGTCTCGGTTCGGTCGCGGCCGCCAAGCTGGCGGTCGCCGATTTCGGCGGAACGGTTGGCGGCAAGAAGATCGAGCTCGTCATCGCAGACGACCAGAACAAGCCAGATGTCGGCGTCGCCATCGCCATGCGCTGGGTCGACAATGAAGGTGTCGATGCCATCGTCGGCTGCTCGGCCTCGTCGATCGCGCTTGCGGTGCAGGAAATCATGAAGAACCGCAAGAAGCCCTACATGCTGGCCGGCACGGCGGGCTCGTTCTTCACCAACGACAAATGCTCTCCGATGACCACCCAATGGGTGGTCGATACCTATGCGCAGCCGAAGGCCACGGTGAAGGCGCTGCTCGCGCAGGGGGTCGACAGCTGGTTCTTCCTGACCGTCGATTACGCCTTCGGCAAGGCCTGGCAGTCGGATGCGACCAATTTCATCAAGGCCGGCGGCGGCAAGGTGGTCGGCTCGGTGCTGCACCCGCTGAATGCGTCGGATCTGTCCTCGTTCCTGCTGACGGCGCAGGCCAGCGGCGCCAAGGCGATCGCGCTCGCCAATTCGGGCTCTGATTTCGCCAATGCGATCAAGCAGGCGCAGGAATTCGGGCTGAACAAGTCGCAGTTGCTCGTTCCTCTCGGCCTCATGATCAGCCAGACTCACGGGATTGGTCTGAAGGACCTCCAGAACGTCCGGCTGACGACGCCGTTCTACTGGGATATGACCCCGGAGAGCCGGGCCTTCGCCAAGCGATATGCCGAGGCGACGGGCGGTCAGCTGCTCAACGAGGGCAAATCGGCCACCTACAGCGCCATCACGCACTATTTGAAGGCGGTGGCCGCGGCCGCTTCCGACGATGGCGATGCCGTGATGCGGCAGATGAAGAATACGCCGGTCAACGATTTCGAGATGAAGAACGTCAGCATCCGGGCCGACGGGCAGGTGATGCGTCCGCTCTATGTCGCGCGGATCAAGACACCGGCGGAATCCAAATACACCTACGACTATTACGAGATCACCGGCACGATCGCGCCCGAGGATGCGTGGCGGCCGGCCTCGGAGAGCGCCTGCGACCTTCTCAAAGTCGCAGTGAAGAACGAATAG
- a CDS encoding acyl-CoA dehydrogenase gives MSVLEAVSTQSVAGENLTGEAYRDAMHRWLNAHLPASFRSDSAAFAAPSLQQSVAWEAAMYRAGLTGITWPQAYGGHGRSLREHLVANQEIGRLAMPESVNSIGKELAGPIILAVGTEEQKRRFLPAILEMRNIWCQGFSEPEAGSDLAGLRTRATRDGDGWRINGQKIWTSGAYRAQRCLVLARTGPLEDRHRGLAMFAVPLDANGVRVRTIKSIDGRESFCEVFFDEVEVAQADAIGSPDEGWAAAIRVLEIERATNRMYRAWRFENELRHLISACKADTALSAMVADRHYAVRLGEVAVEIEVLKAHVETAVEALASGDKIGARGSLAKLYWSESHQRFAALAIELLSQASLPQNPAIKVARRRFEAIYLAARAETIYAGTTEIQLGIIADRILQLSRGK, from the coding sequence ATGAGTGTACTTGAAGCGGTATCGACGCAATCCGTCGCAGGTGAGAACCTGACGGGCGAAGCCTATCGCGATGCGATGCATCGCTGGCTGAATGCCCATCTGCCCGCCAGCTTCCGCAGCGACAGCGCCGCGTTCGCGGCGCCCTCGCTGCAGCAGTCGGTGGCCTGGGAGGCGGCGATGTACCGCGCCGGCCTCACCGGCATCACCTGGCCGCAGGCCTATGGCGGGCACGGCCGCTCCTTGCGCGAACATCTCGTCGCCAATCAGGAGATCGGCCGGCTGGCGATGCCGGAAAGCGTCAACTCGATCGGCAAGGAGCTTGCCGGCCCGATCATCCTGGCGGTCGGCACCGAGGAGCAGAAGCGGCGTTTCCTGCCCGCGATCCTCGAGATGCGCAACATCTGGTGCCAGGGCTTTTCCGAGCCCGAAGCCGGCTCCGACCTTGCGGGCCTGCGCACGCGTGCGACGCGGGACGGTGACGGCTGGCGCATCAACGGCCAGAAGATCTGGACCAGCGGCGCCTATCGCGCGCAGCGCTGCCTGGTGCTCGCCCGCACCGGACCGCTGGAGGATCGCCATCGCGGCCTTGCCATGTTCGCGGTGCCGCTCGATGCCAACGGTGTGCGCGTGCGCACCATCAAGTCGATCGACGGTCGCGAAAGCTTTTGCGAGGTCTTCTTCGACGAGGTCGAGGTTGCCCAGGCTGACGCGATCGGCTCGCCCGACGAGGGCTGGGCCGCGGCCATCCGCGTGCTGGAGATCGAGCGGGCGACCAACCGCATGTATCGCGCCTGGCGCTTCGAGAACGAGCTGCGCCATCTGATCTCGGCCTGCAAGGCTGACACGGCGCTGTCGGCCATGGTTGCGGACCGGCACTATGCGGTCAGGCTCGGCGAGGTCGCCGTCGAGATCGAGGTGCTGAAGGCGCATGTCGAGACCGCCGTCGAGGCGCTCGCGAGCGGCGACAAGATCGGCGCGCGCGGCAGTCTTGCAAAACTCTATTGGAGCGAATCGCATCAGCGCTTTGCCGCGCTCGCGATCGAATTGCTGTCGCAGGCATCGCTGCCGCAGAACCCCGCGATCAAGGTGGCGCGGCGACGGTTCGAGGCGATCTATCTCGCGGCCCGCGCCGAGACGATCTATGCCGGCACGACCGAGATTCAGCTCGGCATCATCGCCGACCGGATACTCCAGCTGTCGCGAGGCAAATGA
- a CDS encoding SDR family NAD(P)-dependent oxidoreductase encodes MMASQGKVAGLLHDRLVVVTGAGQGIGRAIALGVAAAGARVVLTDLRQDRAESAAREIRDGGKEAVAYSLDVTDAEACRDVAKRVDEEIGPADVIVNNAGIIIRESIDSERAHENWRQVFDVNVNGTFNVVHAFIPALRKTHGSIINVASVAAFGGMNGALGYSPSKGAVRLFTQALARDLAPDGIRVNAVAPGIIATEMSESTRDNPARLSGLMARTPMKRVGQPDEIAGPVIFLASAMASYVNGVILPVDGGYLA; translated from the coding sequence ATGATGGCCTCCCAGGGCAAGGTCGCGGGCCTGCTGCACGATCGTCTGGTGGTGGTGACGGGGGCTGGCCAGGGGATCGGACGTGCCATCGCGCTCGGCGTCGCCGCTGCCGGGGCGAGGGTGGTCCTGACCGATCTGCGGCAGGACCGGGCAGAGTCCGCCGCTCGCGAGATCAGGGACGGAGGCAAGGAGGCGGTCGCCTATTCCCTCGATGTGACGGATGCTGAGGCCTGTCGTGACGTGGCGAAACGCGTGGACGAGGAGATCGGCCCCGCTGACGTCATCGTCAACAATGCCGGCATCATCATTCGCGAGTCGATCGACAGCGAGCGCGCCCACGAGAACTGGCGCCAGGTCTTCGACGTCAATGTCAACGGCACCTTCAACGTCGTTCATGCCTTCATCCCCGCGCTGCGCAAGACGCACGGGTCCATCATCAACGTTGCATCCGTGGCGGCCTTTGGCGGCATGAATGGAGCGCTCGGCTATTCGCCGTCCAAGGGCGCGGTGAGGCTGTTCACACAGGCGCTCGCCCGCGATCTCGCTCCCGATGGCATCCGCGTCAACGCTGTCGCGCCCGGCATCATCGCGACCGAGATGAGCGAGAGCACGCGCGACAATCCGGCGAGGCTGTCCGGGCTGATGGCGCGCACCCCCATGAAGCGTGTGGGACAGCCCGACGAGATCGCGGGGCCGGTGATCTTTCTGGCGTCGGCGATGGCATCGTATGTCAACGGCGTCATCCTGCCGGTCGACGGCGGTTATCTCGCCTAG
- a CDS encoding acyl-CoA dehydrogenase family protein — MSMAEGLQPDEFAATAARAVTACAGLGVREQAQNLAGDGLLGIIADEEVGGLALPLGFAVPVIAAAHSGLLGFPLLETILVSRLLQSSLTRLAAAIVSGEKLATIAWQGEAIPERDGGLLLLNGSLARAPSAASVDHILVRMSGGAAALIPADAKGVVVEDAAGLDLTVPEHVVRLEKVEVPIGSILPPGTWDLLSSDANVLRAAAILGSAEACLALAQEHASTRRQFGHALSYNQAIRHALARQKLGLESIRHAITRSLSRDGGPVQRDAAFLAAVTYGSSISEGALQIHGGMGFTWDVPVHRHLRRIRTLQAQGDASGLISRFGRNYVSEVAPFAEAGA; from the coding sequence ATGAGCATGGCCGAAGGACTTCAGCCCGACGAGTTCGCGGCAACCGCGGCACGCGCAGTGACCGCATGTGCCGGTTTGGGCGTCCGCGAGCAGGCGCAAAATCTCGCCGGCGATGGTCTGCTCGGAATCATCGCGGATGAAGAGGTGGGGGGACTGGCCCTGCCGCTCGGTTTCGCGGTGCCGGTGATCGCCGCTGCTCACTCCGGTCTGCTCGGCTTTCCGCTGCTGGAGACCATTCTCGTCAGCCGCCTGCTCCAGTCGTCGCTGACGCGTCTTGCCGCCGCGATCGTGTCCGGCGAGAAGTTGGCAACGATCGCGTGGCAAGGTGAGGCTATTCCCGAACGGGACGGCGGGTTGCTGCTGCTGAATGGTTCCCTCGCGCGCGCTCCCAGCGCGGCGTCGGTCGACCATATCCTGGTGCGGATGAGCGGCGGCGCCGCGGCGCTGATCCCGGCCGACGCCAAAGGCGTTGTGGTGGAGGACGCGGCCGGCCTCGATCTGACGGTGCCGGAGCACGTGGTGCGGCTCGAGAAGGTCGAGGTTCCCATCGGCTCCATCCTGCCGCCCGGCACCTGGGATCTGCTCAGCTCGGATGCCAACGTGCTCCGTGCCGCGGCCATCCTGGGATCGGCCGAAGCATGCCTGGCGCTCGCGCAGGAGCATGCCTCGACGCGCCGCCAGTTCGGCCACGCCTTGTCCTATAACCAGGCCATCCGCCATGCGCTGGCGCGACAGAAGCTCGGCCTCGAGAGCATTCGTCATGCGATCACCCGCAGCCTGTCTAGGGATGGCGGCCCGGTGCAGCGCGATGCCGCGTTCCTGGCAGCGGTGACCTATGGCAGTTCGATCAGCGAAGGTGCGCTGCAGATCCATGGCGGCATGGGCTTCACGTGGGACGTGCCGGTGCATCGCCATCTGCGCCGCATCCGCACGCTCCAGGCCCAGGGTGATGCCAGCGGCCTGATCAGCAGGTTCGGCCGCAATTACGTATCGGAAGTTGCTCCGTTTGCCGAGGCAGGAGCGTGA
- a CDS encoding glucose 1-dehydrogenase has translation MTETRDQTLAGRVALVTGAGNGIGRATALKLAARGAIVGVNDLKPEFVDSTVEAIKAAGGDAVAVTQDVSSRDGMRQAVLGLAESQKRFDILVNNAAWVRYQSVPDIAPETVDRMLNIGFKAIIWGIQAAAEVMNAERGGAIVNVASVAGLISAKNSIVYSGIKAGVMGITRAAAAELGERNIRVNAVAPSAIPTEGTMRNRNAELDARRVARTPLGRLGTVDDIAKAICFLAGDEAGFISAQVLTVDGGITLTNIA, from the coding sequence ATGACCGAAACCAGGGATCAGACGCTCGCAGGCCGCGTCGCACTCGTCACCGGCGCCGGAAACGGCATCGGCCGCGCAACCGCGCTCAAGCTCGCCGCGCGCGGCGCGATCGTCGGCGTCAATGATTTGAAGCCCGAATTCGTCGATAGCACCGTGGAGGCGATCAAGGCAGCCGGCGGCGACGCCGTTGCCGTCACGCAGGACGTCTCCAGCCGCGACGGCATGCGGCAGGCGGTTCTGGGATTGGCGGAGAGTCAGAAGCGCTTCGACATCCTCGTCAACAACGCCGCATGGGTGCGCTATCAATCCGTCCCGGACATCGCTCCGGAAACCGTCGATCGCATGCTCAACATCGGCTTCAAGGCGATCATCTGGGGAATCCAGGCCGCCGCGGAGGTCATGAATGCCGAGCGCGGCGGCGCCATCGTCAACGTCGCCTCGGTCGCCGGCCTGATCTCGGCCAAGAACAGCATCGTCTACAGCGGCATCAAGGCCGGCGTCATGGGCATCACGCGGGCGGCCGCGGCCGAGCTCGGCGAGCGCAACATCCGTGTCAATGCCGTCGCCCCTTCAGCGATTCCGACCGAAGGAACCATGCGCAATCGCAACGCCGAGCTCGACGCGCGCCGCGTCGCGCGAACGCCGCTGGGCCGGCTCGGCACGGTCGACGACATTGCCAAGGCGATCTGCTTCCTCGCCGGCGACGAGGCCGGCTTCATCTCGGCGCAGGTGCTCACCGTCGATGGCGGCATCACCCTGACCAACATTGCCTGA
- a CDS encoding carboxymuconolactone decarboxylase family protein, whose translation MSDLTPEQQALKEAYVKARGYWRPWTEGLLRLDPVFLEAYGKYGGYAAEKGPLSRKMCELIYVALDGSATHLFRPGLALHLRLALQEGATAREIIDVFRLATMQGLDGCNVGIGILAEELANAGLQPDHFELTKEQLALREAYVAQFGDWPDFCEQWLRSDPGYFAALLDLLADRSAGDGLDLRSQCLISLALNACFTALNPQGQRVQIRRALRLGIEQREIRQVLQMAAHLGVHACAIGVPVLMEALEERAAKAGAGEGAGEGGPE comes from the coding sequence ATGTCCGACCTGACGCCCGAACAGCAGGCGCTGAAGGAAGCTTATGTCAAGGCGCGCGGCTATTGGCGGCCCTGGACCGAGGGCCTGCTGCGGCTCGATCCGGTGTTCCTCGAAGCCTACGGCAAATACGGCGGCTATGCCGCAGAGAAGGGACCGCTGTCTCGCAAGATGTGCGAGCTGATCTACGTCGCGCTCGATGGATCGGCGACGCATCTGTTCCGCCCCGGCCTCGCGCTGCACCTTCGCCTCGCGCTTCAGGAGGGCGCGACGGCGCGGGAGATCATCGACGTATTTCGCCTCGCGACGATGCAGGGGCTGGACGGCTGCAACGTCGGTATCGGCATTCTGGCCGAGGAATTGGCTAACGCGGGCCTCCAGCCCGATCATTTCGAACTCACGAAAGAGCAGCTGGCGCTACGCGAAGCCTACGTCGCGCAATTCGGGGACTGGCCGGATTTCTGCGAGCAATGGCTGCGGAGCGATCCCGGTTATTTCGCCGCCCTGCTGGATCTCCTCGCCGATCGGTCCGCAGGCGACGGCCTCGACCTGCGATCGCAGTGCCTGATCTCACTCGCGCTGAACGCCTGCTTCACCGCGCTCAATCCGCAAGGGCAGCGTGTCCAGATCAGGCGGGCGCTGCGGCTCGGCATTGAGCAGCGGGAGATTCGTCAGGTTCTCCAGATGGCCGCGCATCTCGGCGTGCATGCTTGCGCCATCGGCGTGCCGGTTCTGATGGAAGCCCTCGAGGAGCGCGCCGCGAAGGCCGGTGCAGGCGAGGGAGCGGGTGAGGGAGGACCGGAATGA
- a CDS encoding tripartite tricarboxylate transporter TctB family protein, which translates to MKGLAIRNHRAFASGTLFLAFAIFFFVTALQYPAGTAAKMGPGYFPRLLAIVLAAIGLVVMFGAMKPAADRQVLRAWDLKGLAWITGSVILFGALLFPLGLVGALFVLIMVSSRASAEFTWTGALTNAAVLILLCLAVFVYGLGLPLPVWPSLLN; encoded by the coding sequence ATGAAGGGATTGGCAATCCGCAATCACAGGGCCTTTGCCTCCGGCACCTTGTTCCTTGCCTTTGCAATCTTCTTCTTCGTGACGGCGCTGCAATACCCCGCAGGCACGGCCGCGAAGATGGGGCCGGGCTATTTCCCGCGCCTGCTCGCGATCGTGCTCGCCGCCATCGGTCTCGTCGTGATGTTCGGTGCGATGAAGCCGGCCGCGGACCGGCAGGTGTTGCGCGCATGGGACCTCAAGGGCCTCGCCTGGATCACCGGGTCCGTGATCCTGTTCGGTGCCCTCTTGTTTCCGCTCGGCCTGGTCGGCGCGTTGTTCGTCCTGATCATGGTGTCGAGCAGGGCGAGTGCCGAATTCACCTGGACCGGCGCGCTGACCAACGCGGCGGTGCTCATCCTGCTGTGCCTTGCCGTCTTCGTCTATGGTCTCGGGCTGCCATTGCCCGTCTGGCCCTCCCTTCTCAACTGA
- a CDS encoding tripartite tricarboxylate transporter permease — protein MDLFHNLAIGFATAAQPANLLYAFFGCLLGTLIGVLPGLGPLATIAMLLPITYALQPDAALIMLAGIYYGAQYGGSTTAIVVNLPGESSSVVTTIDGYQMAKQGRAGVALSTAAIGSFFAGCVATLALAALAGPLTATALLFGPKEFFALMILGLILASVLSSGPFIEGIGMVVLGMLLSLVGTDLNSGSQRFAFGIPQLFDGLDFVPLAMGIFGFAEIVKNLEQDDKLSLVTQKITNLFPTRDDFRRMVPAMLRGTTLGTLLGVLPGGGAVLSSFASYTLEKKLSRHPEQFGKGAIEGVAGPESANNAGAQTSFIPLLTLGVPSNVVMALMVGAMNIHNIHPGPEVMTKNPTLFWGLIASMWVGNLMLLILNLPLVGLWVKLLTIPYRYLFPAIMVFCSIGVYSINSGTFEVYEAAVFCVFGYILIKLQLPAAPLLLGLVLGPAIEENFRRAMVLSRGDATVLLTSPISASLLAAAAIAIILIILPTIRARREEALQE, from the coding sequence ATGGATCTCTTCCACAATCTGGCGATCGGCTTCGCCACGGCTGCCCAGCCCGCCAATCTGCTCTACGCCTTCTTCGGCTGCCTGCTCGGCACCTTGATCGGTGTGCTTCCCGGGCTCGGTCCGCTTGCGACCATCGCGATGCTGCTTCCGATCACCTATGCGTTGCAGCCGGACGCCGCGCTGATCATGCTCGCTGGCATCTATTACGGCGCGCAGTATGGCGGCTCGACGACGGCCATCGTCGTCAATCTGCCCGGCGAGTCCTCCTCCGTCGTGACCACGATCGACGGCTACCAGATGGCCAAGCAGGGCCGCGCCGGCGTGGCGCTCTCAACTGCCGCCATCGGCTCCTTCTTCGCCGGATGCGTGGCGACGCTCGCTCTTGCAGCCCTCGCGGGACCGCTGACCGCGACCGCGCTGCTGTTCGGTCCCAAGGAATTCTTCGCGCTGATGATACTGGGCCTGATCCTTGCCTCGGTGCTGTCGAGCGGGCCGTTCATCGAGGGCATCGGCATGGTCGTGCTCGGCATGCTCCTGAGCCTCGTCGGCACCGATTTGAACAGCGGCAGCCAGCGTTTCGCCTTCGGCATTCCCCAGCTGTTCGACGGCCTCGATTTCGTGCCGCTGGCGATGGGCATCTTCGGCTTTGCCGAGATCGTCAAGAATCTCGAGCAGGACGACAAGCTGTCGCTGGTCACCCAGAAGATCACCAATTTGTTTCCGACCCGCGACGACTTCCGCCGCATGGTGCCGGCAATGCTGCGCGGCACGACGCTCGGCACGCTGCTCGGCGTTCTACCCGGCGGCGGCGCCGTGCTGTCCTCCTTTGCGTCCTACACGCTGGAGAAGAAGCTGTCGCGGCATCCCGAGCAGTTCGGCAAGGGCGCCATCGAAGGCGTTGCAGGCCCGGAGTCCGCGAACAATGCCGGCGCCCAGACCTCGTTCATCCCACTGCTGACGTTAGGGGTTCCCTCCAACGTCGTCATGGCGTTGATGGTCGGCGCCATGAACATCCACAACATCCATCCGGGCCCGGAGGTGATGACGAAGAACCCGACCCTGTTCTGGGGCCTGATCGCATCGATGTGGGTCGGCAATCTGATGCTACTCATCCTCAACCTTCCGCTGGTCGGGCTGTGGGTGAAACTGCTCACCATTCCCTATCGCTATCTCTTCCCCGCGATCATGGTGTTCTGCTCGATCGGCGTCTATTCCATCAACAGCGGAACGTTCGAGGTCTATGAGGCGGCCGTGTTCTGCGTGTTCGGCTACATCCTGATCAAGCTGCAATTGCCGGCCGCGCCGCTGCTGCTGGGCCTGGTTCTGGGCCCGGCTATCGAGGAGAACTTCCGCCGCGCCATGGTGCTGTCGCGGGGCGATGCCACCGTGCTGCTGACGTCGCCGATCTCGGCGAGCCTCCTGGCCGCGGCCGCCATCGCGATCATCCTGATCATTCTGCCGACGATCCGCGCGCGGCGCGAGGAGGCGCTCCAGGAATGA